Proteins from one Penicillium digitatum chromosome 2, complete sequence genomic window:
- a CDS encoding Ketoreductase, putative: MDLSKHIECLSKWPAHIAPGLPTYGALFLLATGGLVIACKVWTFVRVLLSLFVLPGKPLRSFGPPGSWAVVTGASDGLGKEFALQLAQSKFNIVLVSRTASKLATLSEDISKQFPQVHTKTLAMDFSRNADADYQALGELVSDLDVSVLVNNVGLSHSIPVPFAQTPAAEIADIVTINCTGTLRVTQLIVPGMIQRRRGLILTMGSFGGLLPTPFLATYSGSKAFLQQWSTALGGELASYGIDVELVQAYLITSAMSKIRRASASIPTPRAFVRSVLSKIGRSGGSPTYAYSSSPYWSHGIMAWFLIYVSGTMGKLVLGQNKSMHESIRKRALRKAERENAKKST; the protein is encoded by the exons ATGGATCTCTCAAAGCATATTGAGTGTCTTTCCAAATGGCCAGCCCATATTGCCCCGGGATTACCTACTTATGGAGCGCTGTTCCTCCTGGCGACTGGTGGGCTGGTCATTGCCTGCAAGGTCTGGACGTTTGTGCGGGTGCTTCTGAGTCTATTCGTGCTTCCGGGCAAACCG CTTCGCTCGTTCGGTCCCCCCGGTAGCTGGGCTGTGGTAACCGGCGCCTCAGACGGTCTGGGCAAGGAATTCGCGCTGCAATTGGCCCAGTCAAAATTTAACATTGTGCTTGTATCGCGAACCGCTTCGAAGCTGGCAACCCTGTCAGAAGATATTAGCAAGCAGTTCCCGCAGGTGCACACTAAGACACTCGCAATGGATTTCTCACGCAACGCCGATGCCGACTACCAGGCGCTGGGCGAACTAGTGTCCGATCTAGACGTGTCCGTCCTAGTCAACAACGTCGGCCTGAGTCACTCGATTCCCGTTCCGTTCGCGCAGACCCCCGCCGCGGAGATAGCCGATATTGTGACCATCAACTGCACCGGCACCCTGCGCGTTACTCAACTTATCGTTCCAGGCATGATCCAGCGCCGCCGCGGTCTGATTCTGACCATGGGTTCCTTCGGCGGTCTCCTGCCCACTCCGTTCCTCGCCACCTACTCCGGTAGCAAGGCTTTCCTTCAGCAATGGTCTACGGCTCTTGGCGGCGAGTTAGCCTCTTACGGCATTGATGTGGAACTTGTCCAGGCCTACCTAATTACATCTGCCATGTCTAAGATCCGTCGTGCTTCGGCTTCTATTCCTACCCCGCGTGCTTTTGTTCGTTCCGTTCTCTCGAAGATTGGTCGCAGTGGTGGCTCGCCTACCTACGCTTACAGCTCGTCGCCCTACTGGAGTCATGGCATCATGGCTTGGTTTTTGATTTATGTCTCTGGGACTATGGGCAAGCTTGTTCTCGGGCAGAACAAGTCTATGCACGAGAGCATTCGGAAGCGTGCTCTCCGCAAGGCTGAGCGTGAGAATGCTAAGAAGAGCACTTGA
- a CDS encoding Galactose-1-phosphate uridylyltransferase: MENVLDDISHRRYNPLRGSSILVSPHRTKRPWQGAQESPSKTTLPNYDPKCYLCPGNKRAQGDTNPNYKSTFVFVNDYSAVKEEQAAYEPSYQDELESRFLKAEPVSGKCYVLTFSSAHNLTLADLAPHEIMPVINAWTEIYTVHLSPTWPLAKHAPAKTLLPTSPSSSITKPKEQYRYMQIFENKGAAMGCSNPHPHGQVWTTSSMPEEPATEMNQLIKYRQQHGGSHLLEDYAELESRKQERVVFENEAFLVVCPWWATWPFETMIVSRNHKRALVDLSEADKMLLAEAIAETTRRYDNLFETHFPYSMGIHQAPLDGTEEEIEASYLHLHFYPPLLRSATVRKFLVGYELMAEPQRDITPEQAAAKLRACGGELYRKKIDS; encoded by the exons ATGGAAAATGTGCTCGACGACATCTCCCACCGGAGATACAATCCCCTTCGTGGCTCCTCTATCTTGGTCTCTCCCCACCGAACCAAGCGGCCCTGGCA AGGAGCCCAGGAGAGCCCTTCTAAGACTACACTGCCCAACTACGACCCCAAATGCTACCTTTGTCCCGGGAACAAGCGCGCCCAGGGTGATACCAACCCCAATTATAAGAGCACATTCGTATTTGTGAACGACTACAGTGCAGTGAAGGAAGAACAAGCGGCCTATGAGCCCTCATATCAGGATG AACTCGAATCGCGGTTCCTCAAAGCCGAGCCCGTAAGCGGCAAGTGCTACGTGCTCACCTTCTCATCCGCGCATAACCTGACCCTTGCCGACTTGGCGCCTCACGAAATTATGCCCGTGATCAATGCCTGGACAGAAATCTACACAGTACACTTGTCCCCGACGTGGCCGCTAGCGAAACACGCGCCTGCCAAAACTTTGCTACCCACCTCTCCCTCATCAAGCATCACCAAGCCCAAGGAGCAGTACCGGTACATGCAGATCTTCGAGAACAAAGGCGCGGCGATGGGGTGCTCAAACCCACACCCGCACGGGCAGGTTTGGACGACTAGCTCAATGCCGGAAGAGCCCGCCACCGAAATGAATCAGTTGATCAAGTACCGCCAGCAGCACGGCGGTAGCCATCTGCTGGAGGACTATGCAGAACTGGAGAGCCGCAAGCAGGAACGCGTTGTGTTTGAGAACGAGGCGTTCCTGGTTGTCTGTCCGTGGTGGGCGACGTGGCCCTTTGAGACAATGATTGTCAGCCGCAATCACAAGCGCGCGCTGGTGGATTTGTCAGAGGCCGATAAGATGCTTCTGGCTGAGGCGATTGCTGAGACTACCCGTCGCTATGATAATCTCTTCGAGACGCACTTCCCTTACAGTATGGGTATTCACCAGGCTCCGCTTGATGGTACTGAGGAAGAGATTGAGGCATCTTACCTGCACTTGCACTTCTATCCGCCTCTGCTGCGAAGCGCTACCGTGCGCAAGTTCTTGGTTGGCTATGAGCTTATGGCAGAGCCTCAACGTGATATCACCCCCGAGCAAGCTGCGGCTAAGCTGCGGGCTTGCGGTGGCGAGTTGTACAGGAAGAAAATCGATTCGTGA
- a CDS encoding Ergosterol biosynthesis protein Erg28, putative: MDQYLAYLPQAEGFLPKWLLFVSVISALNSLQAYTTPEYTSLLYSNGKVPATSLSGRVFGTWTFLSAVIRMTAAYNITNPVAYNLGMWTYGIALSHFVGELVVGNASLKGRFLNPLIVASGSLAWMFTQREAYLG; this comes from the exons ATGGACCAATATCTCGCCTATCTCCCCCAGGCCGAAGGCTTTCTGCCCAAATGGTTGTTGTTC GTTTCAGTCATCTCCGCTCTTAACAGCCTGCAAGCCTACACTACGCCGGAATACACCTCCCTACTCTACAGTAATGGCAAGGTTCCTGCAACTTCGCTCTCCGGTCGCGTCTTCGGAACCTGGACCTTCCTCTCTGCAGTCATTCGCATGACCGCTGCATATAATATTACTAATCCTGTTGCGTACAACCTTGGGATGTGGACATACGGTATTGCACTGTCGCACTTTGTTGGCGAGCTCGTTGTCGGCAACGCCTCGCTCAAGGGTCGATTCTTGAATCCTTTGATCGTTGCGTCGGGTTCGCTGGCTTGGATGTTCACCCAGCGCGAGGCATACCTGGGTTAA